The Serinus canaria isolate serCan28SL12 chromosome 2, serCan2020, whole genome shotgun sequence genomic interval AtgttataaatatttcttaacTGTAAGAGTCTTTATGACTGCTGGCATTTGGAAAATTGTTATGTCTGTCAAATATTTCATGGCAAAGACCACTGTAGGCTCTTGCTCTCATTCTTAACACAGCAATAAGTGAATGGTGAGAATTGTATTATGTCAAAATAGTCAAATGGTGATTTAGAgcacattttgtttgtttttgttgatCCCACATGTGCttccaggaaagaaagaacaggCAGTAGTTGTATCAGAACAAGCTGAAACATCAGTATCTCCATACCCGGACTTTTGCCACCTGGAAATGGCATATGAAAACTAGAACAGTTTAAATTATACAAGCTGGTTATTGGATGTTAATCTTCAAGATGTATTTTAAAGACTGTATAAAATGACTCACAAACCTTATGCAGCACTAGGATACGTCATCCCATTACTTTACTCTTTGATGACCCCTAGGTCAATGCACATTTCAAAGAGTTAACTGATGAAGAGTCTTAAAACAAAGTACTGAATGTATGTAAATAGGTACTTTCACTTTCTCATTAATACAGTGGCTACCTGCAGATTGTGAAGAAAGCATATATTCCCTTCAGAAATGCTGATGCATTTTCCTCATTTGGTGTAAAAATGCTAAGTGTGCAGAAACCCAGAGTACATTGTACATCTTGGAGTACGATGTTAATTAATGTAGTCCAGAAAGAGTACAAAGCATAGCTCTAGCAAACAGTACTTGGTTCTAGTAAACCCAAGAGATTAACACAAAGTCTACAGCCCAAAACTGCACGTTAAGTAGCCAGTTCACAACTATCCaatagaaaatattataaaataaaaagcccaaaATATGGTGCGCTCAAACTGACCCAAACTCTTCCAACATGCAGGGCTCCCCCATCCTGGCCATACTCTATGACACTCTTTAGGTCTTCAAATCCATTCCAAACGATTGGAACAATAGATCCCTCACTGGATGCTTCACCGCTAATAGAATTAGAAGGGTTTTTGTATTGTGTACTAGTCaaatgattttgcttttcaagtggcagattttgttttgcttcttgaTGACGCTGTCTTGGGGAAAGCAGCTCATTAATCTTCCCGTAAGAGACTACAGGATTTGGATCCAAATCAATATATTCTAAATTCCATGGAAAAACGTGAACAGCATTGTGTTTCAGAAATTCATGAGTAGTGGATACATTCTGTACGCTGGGAGGCTGGAACTGACATACTCTAAAAATGGAATCCATGTGAATTAAGTTCAGCAGCTTGTCTTTGAAGATGCTCGTTTCATTGTCATCACACAAAGTCTTTTGTTTTTGCTCAGATGTATTAGAGAAAATGTTCCCTATGAAATTCCATATATTTGGGAGAACATTTGAGCCAAATGTCATGTTTGCATCAGTCTTACTCTGTTCAACGGCCCCAGGCTTTAAGTAAGGTTGTTTGGCAAAAGGATCTTTTAATGTTTCTTCTTGTTCCAtgttatttttcacaaaatttttGAGCAAGATGTCACTTTCTGTGGCAGGTGTGCTGGTGATATTCTCCTCAGGTCCGTGTGTTTTGGGACACACCAGAAGCTCCGTACATGGCTCTAATCTCCCATATGGGGCTGCTGGCACAAGTGTACCTAAGTATGAGCAAAAGATGCCAATGAATGCATCTACCCCTGCAAAGCAGCTTCCTGGAGGTGCCCCAAGAGCCTTGAGTGCTGCTTACCGATTCTGATGTAAACATGGGTGTGCTGCTCAACCCAGACAGGAAAGATGGCTCTTGGAAACACCACTCGAATCTGGTCAAGAAGGTGTCTTTCAAGGGAGGAAGCATGCAGTTCCTGGGGAAATGTGATACcattataaattaaatactgcatatctttttaatatttgtttgaagaaaaaaacccgTATGTCTCTTTTCAATACACCATTTGAATTATAAAATACAACTAAACTCCACCACATTTAGTATTTCCTTAGAGGCTGAAAGGAATGGGGCATTGTGCAAAAAACTGCTTGAGTCAGAATCTCTGTCATCTGTGAGACAAAAACATGAACAATGGAAGGGGTTTTATTACCAGAATTTCCCAATCATCTGCTGTGAGTGGTTCCACTTCTACTTGCTGACAGGAGGACACATGGGAACAGGGTTCAAGAAACACCTGGCAAAAATAACACCAAAACACTCCTTATTTTTCATATAACAGCTCCATCTTTATTTCAACTAGAAAATTGACATCTCCATCATTGTATGTTTTCACTACTTGGAACACACACTATCGTAATGACACCAGGTAATTCATAGCAGATGAACGCTCAATGGATGGGAAATGGATCCCATGAGGCTCAGGGAAATCAATAAGCAGTGAATATTAAAAGCATCAGGAGTTTATCAGGTGATAACAAACAATCAATTTTTAATACACCTTGATCACATAAAcatctttcaattttttaatctttatttttaaatccccAGGATTTTAGAAagttgaaaaattaattaacttGTGCAAAAATTTATAACCAGCTGAAAAAATACGGAAAAAAGTACAATAGGAAAGCAAGCCCAGCTCCTTAATGATTGGTTTCATACAAAGCAGCCCCATCTCCACAGAACAGTTCTAATATCATGTGAATCAGGAGGAATGGTAAAAGCAGTTGAGGCTTAGGGTCTTTCAGAATGCATAACATACAGACTTCAAAAGTCAGTTTTTGCCAAAGGTTTCATttgacacaaaaaaacccaacaacaacaaacaaaaaaacccaaacaaaacaatttgCAAACAACACCttgcaattaattttcaaagaaacatCACtagtttttttcctgagataaAACTAGATACCTGTCCTCTGAGAGAAATACGTTAGGTCAAATTTAACAAAAGTAACAATCCATTTTGAAATCCTCTATATCCTTAGTTTGAGGCAATAACTGAGAGGAATATcttttccccagcacagcaaaaatATCATACAGCAAACATGTAACTCCTGATTCCAAAACGATGGTGAAACTAATTAATCATGTATTTATTCAGTTGTACAGATGATTATTCCCAGCAACTCCTGGGTAaggttttttttaggtttgCTTTGTCAATTGTTTTCCAGTTGAAGGCTTAGTTGCTAGAAATAAAAAGGGTGGATGCCTGGCTGCTCAACTACTAAATTGGAAATTTATGCAAAGAGACACATAATTTCTagagaaaatatgtttaaaaagtaaacaaagTAACATAATACACTGAATCACAATCTTTGATGTCTTCTATGATGCTGAACAAAATTTTGTATATAAGAGAACAGGCAAATATGAATATACTGCACAATGACACTGTGTAAAGCAGTACTTTTTTACTCTTGTTTGGTTAAATGTCTACCtagtaatagaaaaaaaaattcctttgattTTGCAATTTTAGTAGTCCCATTCAGAAAACTCTCTCTGCCTCTTGGACATCTCTAACTTCTCCTCAAGGAAAGAGTCAATTATGAGTGTACAGGAGTAAGAGGTCAATGTCCAAAGAGtagagagatagagagagagagagagacagacagacagacggacgGACAGATATCCATAAGAGGTGAATACAAAGGGATATATGGTGAAGGGGtgaaaaaggatgaaaatttaAACCCCAAGTAAGTTAAACAAGAATATGCAGAAAGTCAATAGCTACTTTAAAATTACAGGAGCTCCAAACCAAATATTCCCATTCCAAATTTTCCAATTGCTTAAAAGcgtattttcttaaaattaatgcCACTGAAGATAGATGTTACAGCCCTGCAAAGACCTGCCCAGCAGCCTATCCTAACATTGCATAGGCAGTTGTTAATGGTTTAATGATCCAATCTTTTAGTGTTCAAGGCATTTCATGATAGTTAACTTTTCTCATGAGCAGACGTAAATGAAGAAACTGTCTAAACACATGAAACAAGGTCATAGCTAACTCATGTACTATTACCTTTTCACTTATCTTCCAATATACcctttatttaaatacaaaacaaaagtAGCATTTCAAACCTGCTCTCCATCTGTGATGCCAAGTTTCTCTGCCAAATGTCTGTtaatttctgcaatattttcacCCTGGTGTCCTCGATGCCTGGTTTCCATCCAGCTCAAAAATACCGGCTGATGACCACAGGATACTTTCACAGCTTGGCCCTATGAgtttcaaagaaagaaagtaaatgGATATAAAACCAGCTAAGTGAGATGACTATTAGACAACCTAAACAGTATTTGATTAGAAAGATCAAAGGAATTAAAGATATTATCTGGATTTTATACCTTGTTTGCACAACTCTCACCATAGAACTGAGTGCTGGTTTAAATTCTTAAACAGCTTTCTATTTTTGTGGActtattttaagtaaaaaaattaattcttttttctttcttctgcatgATGGGgtatcaaaaaatattttacagaaatgtgTAAATGCATGTTTGCATTTcccaaatgaggaaaataaataaatgtacaCTTCGATCTCACAAAAATTATAACATTTACATGGTCTCCAAGAGTGCTTCTGTGACATATTTAGAATAAGTCAAAAATCACATTAACTCAGACAAAAATGATTTAATCAATCTGTTTCAGAACTGCCCGTGCATTTTGATGTCAAACTGAAGAACTTTTCTAATATCTTCTGCAATTAGATTCAGCTTTCGATTCCATTTATTccctttaaaacatttttattcatgAGATGTAATAAAGATGCTACTTCTATCAAGTTTTCTGAGATTCTATCTTTTCATTTAGCAGCTCAGGGTGAACAAAAGCCGGATGCAAAAGCACAATAATAAAGAGTGTACAGAATGACAGTATAAGACTTCAAAGCAACTGcactcctttctcctctctcttgaCAGCAGATCTGTAAAACACtcagaaactgcagctgaaatgaagCTCACATTTAATACCGCATTTCTTCCAATTCCACCAACCTCCTACGACTACCCCAAAGGTGAACGAGCAGGTTTTTACACGCCTATGTTGTTTTCCTGTTGTGAAATGCCCTTTTTGGCCTTGAAAACAGGAGGTGACCCACGCCAAGGGAGGCCTGCTCGGCCCaggggggctgtgccagccctgagctttGCTCGCATCCTTCTCGGCTCATTCCTGCAATTTTCCACCCTGTTCTGCTGGCACTCAGCTCTGCGTTCATGGCACAAGGGGCACACAGTGTCTCTCCTCCCGTTTCCACGTGTGAAATGATATTTCCAGTGTAAGGTGCACTCCCTAGACCTGACCCCGAGTcttcagcagggctctgcatgACGGGAGTACGTTTCTATTGtgacatattttatttatttacaccAGGAATGAGGATTCTGCATGGATTTGTCACCTCTTCTCCCACCTGAATTAAACATTTACACATTATTCGCTTAATGGTAGCAGGTTACGGGGAAAAGTGGTATGAAAAAGGGAGTGATGATAGAGATGCAGATGCCCACAGTGCCTGACCACGttggggaagaaaaattccCGCGTTTTATTAAGAACTGATGACGATACTGGGCCACGCAGGAGGCGAGGGAAGGAGAGGTTCCCCGATGTCTCCCTGTGAGGGGTCCCGGCTTCGGGAAAAGCTGAGTCGtaagggaggggaggagagctCTGTATCGCCATGGTAACAGGATGCGGGGGGGGTGCGCTCACGTAATCCTCCCTGCCCGCCGGAGGTGCCCCTGCGCCCTGGCCCCGAGCGGCGCCGCCCCGGTACCTGCTGCAGGCGGAGGAGCGAGGCCAGCGCGGGCGTCAGGTGCAGGAAGCAGTCGCGGATCCCGCTCAGGACGATGGTGGCGGTGGCAGCTCCACCGGGGTCGCCACAGCCCCACATGGCCGCGGCCGGCGGGCCCTGCGCGCCCGCTCCGCCCGGACACGGGCCCTCCTCcccggggcgggcgcggggggtaatgctccctgctgcccccgGGGCAATGGTACAACCCAATGCCGGCCAATGCGGGCGCGGCGTTTCCCCTCTGCCCGCCTCTGATTGGCTCCTTCGCTACAGACCGCGGCTCCTCCTCCCCGCCGCACGGAGGGAGCCAATGGGGGTTCCGCGTCGCGGGGGGCGATGGGAAGATGGCGGCCGGCAGCAGCGGTGGCCCGGGCGCTCCGTGCCGGCACCACGCGCAGCTGGGAGCCTGCGAATCGCGCGCCAAGTACCGCGAGGGGTGGCGGCCGCGCGCCGTGAAGGTGCTGGGGGGGGAGGGGCGGTGTCGGGCGGAGCCGCTTCGGGTGAGGGGCTGGCGGGCGGCCGAGCCTGCGCTGGAGTCcccgggagggagggagagagaggccCTGGGCCTCGCCTGCTGCGCGGCTGGTGCTTCTCGttactgcagcagagctgcGAGTTTGCCGTATCTCTGTGTGCGCACAGTGTACAACGAGCTGTAGCGTCACTTAAAGGGCTGGCGTGAGAAGGGAAGCGGTTAGTTTGGAAAATACCTTTAAGATCATGAAGTCCAACCCGCATCTGTTTCCAGCCTCttgtcagggagttgtagagagcgATAAGGACTCCCTGAACCACCTTTTTTCCAACCTGAGCCCCTCGCAGCTcgctgagctgctcctcctcagacCTGTGATCCAgccccttcaccagctctgctgcctttctctggacatgctccgGCACCTCAGTGTCTTGGAGAGTGGTCCTGAGCTGAAcccaggatttgaggtgtggtctcaccagtgctgaaACTGGTTACTCCGTGCCCATGCACGTAAGGCACATATCTTTAACTATCACCACCTTCCCATAAAATTTCAAACCCTCCATACTTCATGAAGTCTCAAAGCCTTCATTAAGTTCTTTTATTCTTCCAAGGGTACACGGTGGGCAGAGGACAGAGAGCGTTGTGCAACCACAGAGCTCTGGCCAGCACAGGCATCTACCCATCATTGGGCACTGGAGGATACATGCAGGAGAAACAGTATGGATGTTCCAAGTGTGGAAAAAACCTTATTTGAATCTTTTCTTCCCAGACAAGAAAGAAagcttcaaaaaaaaacccacatagTGAAAGAATCAGGTTCCTTCAATCTCTTGTTCCCAAAAGAATGTAGGTGGGaatgtgctgctgccacaagAAATCTTATGTGAGCTGCCTGTGGAGACTTTTTTATAGCAGAAGTTTGAGAGTTGATTTCCCAAGCAGTTTTTGCTTTGTCCGGAATATGTTTTCTTAAGAGAAATATGTGTAACTTAGGCAGGCTacatgtttgtgttttgggttggttttttgtttttttttttttttaacatactCAGAATAAATTTCCTTTGATCTCAGGGATGAGCTGCTTGGCTGCCTACTGTACATAGTGAGCTATCAAAAAGCTTAGAGTCTATTATGTGACAGTCACTacacaaagcagaagagaaTGGTTGGTTCGGTTTTTAATCTGCTGGAAGAAGACCTTGTTTCTCTCAGCATCCAGATTTTATCTGTGTGTCTTAAAAACGTATGCTGTTGGATGACCATGGCAAGGAGACAACTCTGCACACAGAGGATATACCCCAGGGAATTgtggtaattgttttttaacTCCCTGTGtggaaaaaagcagttttcctcaCCTACACGACTTCTTTGCCGATGAAGACCgatttttcagggattttttctgtattttgacATTACCTCCTATGAACTACTTACTGGTACATCTTGCATGGAAGTTGGCCAGAGACATAAGAGATTTTACTCAGCAACTGGCAGTAGTACTCTGACCTTGTGCAGAAAAGTCAAGTCTCATCTGTGTTTTACTATGCGTGAGAGGCACGAGTTCAGCTCTTGCTCAGTGATGAAGAGGTCCCAAATAACCATGCATTTTACTGTCCTGCAAAGCAGAGTACATAGGGGTTTTCAGCATCCTGAGAGGATttggagaaaaccagaaaacatgGAGAAAATGCATGCCTTTTGCAATAAAGCAAGAATGGGAATGGTTTTGAATAGtctttacttttgttttttttcaggtttacACTATCAACTTGGAATCTCGCTATATACTGATACAAGGAGTTCCTGCATTAGGTGTTATGAAGGAATTAGTTGAACAATTTGCATTATATGGTGCCATTGAGGAATATCATGCACTAGATGAATATCCAGCAGAGCAGTTTACTGAAGTGTACCTTATAAAATTCAAAAAACTGCAATGTGCAAGGTATTGGACAGGGCAATATCTGCCTCTTGCTGTCCTAATCTTTTACACCTTCTGTACGTGACAATGTGTTAAGTTTCTAGAGAGTTGGAGTAAAATTCTCGGTTTTGTTGACAGACTTTAATTCCCTTCAGGGTGgccaagaaaaaaatggatgaaCGAAGTTTCTTTGGTAGTTTGCTGCACGTATGCTATGCTCCAGAATTTGAAACAGTCCAAGAAACTAGAGAGAAGTTGCAGGATAGAAGAAGGTATATAGCAAAAGCAACAAATCAAAGAGGTTTGTGGTTAAATTTCCTATAGAATCCTGACTAAATTTCCTGTAAAATTTTAATGTTCTTCAGGACTGGGTGGGGTTTTGGCTAAGTGCCTgttaaagaaaacacttttaacCTACCTCTTTTAAAGGTGCTATAGTGTGTTGATAGTTGCcagatgccaggcacccaccaaagctgcCCACTCATTGCCCTCCCCAAactggacagaggagagaaaatgtaaCAAACGGTACATGGACCAGGAGAGAGATTGCTCATCAAATACCATCAAGACAAGACAGGCTCTACTTGGAGAGATAAAGGGAATATATTACTAACAAAAtagagcaggataatgagaaataaaataagcccttataaacaccttccccccacccctccctccttccagctctACCCCCTACCCCAGCAGTGcaaggggacagggaatggaGTTGTGGTCAGTTCATTACTTgtggcttctcctgctgctcaagGAGAGGAGTCTTTCCCCTGCTGCACTGTGGGGTGGCACgggagacagttctctgtgaaccTCTCCAACGTGAGCtcatgagcagcagctccctgggacctgctgcagtgtgagtccatcccatggGGAACAGTCCTCCccacactgctgcagtgtgggtcaCTCCTCCAcggggtgcagtcctccaaggacaggctgctccagcctgggagcagggcccctCTCTCCGCGGGTCTCCCacaggatcacagcctcctcccaggCTCCTCCACGGGCTGTGGTGGATCCCTGCATCCCCATGGCCCTccgtgggctgcaggggcacagctgctgcacccTGGCCTGCACAAGGGCCTGAGGGGAATCTCGGccccagtgcctggagctcctgcGCTGGCCTTGGTGTGTGCAGGGCCGCTCCTCTCAcgttctctgctcttctcttttccGGCCGTAGCTACAACTGGGCAATCACTTCTTGTTTATTTGCCTCCTTACATCTGTTACTACAGAGACATTACCATAATTTCTAatcagcctggcccagcagcacatccatctTTGGAGCCACCAGGAattggctctgccagacatggTGAAAgattctggcagcttctcaaaGAAGCCAACCCTGTAGCCCCACCACTACAGAAAAAcaggccatgcaaacccaatacagATGCATTTTAAGTATGTTTACAGGAAGACATCTCTCAGTGTGTAGAGAACTATATccttttcaaagtaatttttttgctttgattaagactaaaataatgaaattattaagCTTCATTAATTAAGTATTCcttcactttttgttttctttcaaaatgttaCCAGAAATTTAAAGCACGGCAGGAAATTTGGGATTTCACCCTTGTTCCAACCTCCTCAGGCATGCCAAAGGGACAGTTTTGGAAGGAATATGACTATACCAGAACCTTCAAAAAAATTTCTCCAGCCCACATCTTTACACTGGGGGAGTGTTAAGAATGGACTGTGTTTACAAAGGCCTCTGTACCACAGAGTTCCCAGTCAGCGCAGAAGGCTGGGCAACCTGAGGAATAAGCTAATTGCTAAGCACAAGCTTCTCCTTTCTTGTGCTCAAATACTTGGCTATCATTCATTGAGGATTTCTAAAGGGAGTAAACCCACTGATTTTTAACATCAAAACCTCTGGGGTTGTTCAATGTTACAAACCAGCAAAGGCACTAGACTGGAAAACTGGTTTTAGAGTTGAATTTGTTATATTTGAAGcttaaaaataatcacagaagGGTAACTGGGAATCAAATATCACTGGTattgtttctgcttttatatCAAAAGTTTTGTTCTTGGGTGTTAGAACTAATAATTACATGAAATAGTGAAGGtgcttcttttttgttcttttaaagaTTGCTTTATATTAAAGAAAGTAGAAGGCCCTAAGAAGACAGCCTCAAATAACTCTGAGCATGACTGTCCATGGAGTACATCAGGGTCAAGTACAGCCAGTAACTGGGATCCATCCTGCTTTACAAGTTTTCCCGGGGTATCCCACAACACAGCATATCCATCTGGGAATCAGAATCAGAGCCTGTTAACATCTCCACACTATGATAACAATTGTGCTGAAATTTCTGGGTACTTTGGTCAAAACACATCTTTAACTCCAAGTGTACATCCAGGAGTGTACACTCCATCAGCTTCCTCAATGCAGCACAGAATGGTTCCAGCTTGCAGTGGAATTGACAGGTTTATGCCTCGTACAACTCACCTACAAGAACgtaaaaggaagagagaagaaggtAACAAGTTTTCCCTCATTGGAACAAGTGAGGACAATACTGAAGTTGTTATTGGTCCACAACTACCAGAAATACCTAAAGTGGATATGGATGATGAGTCTTTGAATACTTCAGCTACATTAATTCgaaataaactgaaagaggTATGGGTTCTTAAAGTTCTGAAAGTTCAAACATAGGTGCTTGTTATACATAAAAATAGTGACTATCTGATAGCATTATGCAGCATTTACTCATTATCAGTTTATCTGCCACTTAAAGCTAGTGCTCTTACTATTTAACTTTTCCACAGTCTAGAATATTGCAGTCAATTCTACTCCAGACTTACACTACACTTGGGAAAGTGTAAATGTCAGTTCATGTTCTTACGTGATTTTTTgtaaaccactttttttttcccacatgtGAAGGCATGCTAATT includes:
- the RBM48 gene encoding RNA-binding protein 48 isoform X1, producing the protein MAAGSSGGPGAPCRHHAQLGACESRAKYREGWRPRAVKVYTINLESRYILIQGVPALGVMKELVEQFALYGAIEEYHALDEYPAEQFTEVYLIKFKKLQCARVAKKKMDERSFFGSLLHVCYAPEFETVQETREKLQDRRRYIAKATNQRDCFILKKVEGPKKTASNNSEHDCPWSTSGSSTASNWDPSCFTSFPGVSHNTAYPSGNQNQSLLTSPHYDNNCAEISGYFGQNTSLTPSVHPGVYTPSASSMQHRMVPACSGIDRFMPRTTHLQERKRKREEGNKFSLIGTSEDNTEVVIGPQLPEIPKVDMDDESLNTSATLIRNKLKEVADSVSTSVEKPESSAAKPVLKQRRRI
- the RBM48 gene encoding RNA-binding protein 48 isoform X2 translates to MKELVEQFALYGAIEEYHALDEYPAEQFTEVYLIKFKKLQCARVAKKKMDERSFFGSLLHVCYAPEFETVQETREKLQDRRRYIAKATNQRDCFILKKVEGPKKTASNNSEHDCPWSTSGSSTASNWDPSCFTSFPGVSHNTAYPSGNQNQSLLTSPHYDNNCAEISGYFGQNTSLTPSVHPGVYTPSASSMQHRMVPACSGIDRFMPRTTHLQERKRKREEGNKFSLIGTSEDNTEVVIGPQLPEIPKVDMDDESLNTSATLIRNKLKEVADSVSTSVEKPESSAAKPVLKQRRRI